One stretch of Natronobacterium gregoryi SP2 DNA includes these proteins:
- the glmS gene encoding methylaspartate mutase subunit S gives MSQQSVVVGTIGSDAHVVGVTLLEHALEEAGFDVRNLGAQTPKETFVDVAAETDADALLVSSLYGHAEQDCEGLHEALAARDADPVTLIGGNLSVGQSDTAAVERRFEQLGFDHVFDTETELETVVDTLRADLGIDEAAKEPARIRS, from the coding sequence ATGTCCCAGCAATCCGTCGTCGTTGGCACAATTGGATCGGATGCACACGTCGTTGGCGTCACGCTACTCGAGCACGCACTCGAGGAAGCAGGATTCGATGTCCGGAACCTCGGGGCACAGACCCCGAAAGAGACGTTCGTCGATGTGGCGGCGGAAACTGACGCAGATGCACTGCTCGTCTCGTCGCTGTACGGCCACGCCGAGCAAGACTGTGAGGGACTCCACGAGGCACTCGCCGCTCGGGACGCCGATCCGGTCACGCTCATCGGCGGGAACCTCTCGGTCGGACAAAGCGACACCGCGGCGGTCGAACGCCGGTTCGAACAACTGGGGTTCGATCACGTGTTCGACACCGAGACGGAACTCGAGACGGTCGTCGACACCCTCCGTGCGGACCTCGGTATCGACGAAGCCGCCAAAGAACCTGCCCGGATTCGATCGTAA